Genomic DNA from Ruminococcus sp. OA3:
GAGCCGTCATTTACCGAAGGGAGCTTCTGGATGTAACGGGATTGTTTGACGAGGAACATTTTGCATATCTGGAGGATATGGATATCGCATACCGCGCGAATATCCTGGGCTATCAAAACTGGTTCTGTCCGAAAGCGCGTGTGTATCATGCGGGAAGCGGTACGAGCGGTTCCCGATACAATCTTTTTAAAGTGCGTTATTCTTCCAGAAATAACATTTATCTGATCTACAAAAACATGCCGTTTCTTCAGATCCTGTTGAATCTGCCGTTTCTGGCAGCGGGATTCGGCATAAAGCTTCTGTTCTTTGCACGCAAGGGGTTCGGTCGTGAGTACGCGGCGGGGATTAAAAACGGATTTTCACTGGCTGCCGCCGGTAGAAAGCAGGGCACAAAGGTAAGGTTCACCTGGGTACATCTTGGGAACTATATCTGGATTCAGTTTCAGCTCTGGATCAATATCTTAAGAAGGCTGCTGCATAAAGGTTAATAAAAATTTTATTGCCTAATTTTGCAACTTATTGTATAGTAGTAGCGTGGAAGGGTATAAAAGGTGATCAAAATTGATAAAAGATAACCAAAAATACTTTAACCGTCTCCATATTCTGATTGATGCGATTGTCATCATGGCTTCTTACTGGCTGTCCTGGTTTCTGAAGTTTCAGACACCGTTTTTTGACAGCGAAGGCGGACGCCTGTCCTTTCAGAGGTATATGGGGACGCTTCTGCTGATCGTACCGGTCTATCTGATCCTTTATACTGCGTTCAGTCTGTATACGCCGAAACGTGTGCAGGGCAGGCGTCTGGAGCTGGCTAATATCGTAAAAGCCAATACGATCGGGCTTTTTATCCTGATCGTGGTTCTGTATGTGACGAAGGAGAATGACTTTTCCAGGACTGTACTTTTCATCTTCTTCTTCATTAATATCGTGGCGGAGGAGCTTGTCAGGATCATTATCCGGCATGTCCTGCGCGATATACGTAAGAAAGGCCTGAATCAAAAACACATCCTGCTTGTGGGATACAGCAGGGCAGCAGAAGAATATATCGACCGTATTCTGTCGAACCCACAGTGGGGGTATACGGTGAGGGGAATCCTTGATGATTCCGTGGAAGCCGGGACAGAATATAAGGGAATTAAAGTATTAGGAAGAATAGATAATTTAATGATCATCTTGCCTCAGAACAGGCTGGATGAGATTGCGATTACACTGGGTCTGAATGAATACAGCAGGCTGGAAGAGATTGTGGCACTCTGTGAGAAATCAGGAGTCCATACCAAATTTATCCCGGATTATAACAATATTATACCGACGAAACCCTATACAGAAGATCTGCTGGGGCTTCCGGTCATCAATATCAGGTATGTTCCGCTGAGTAATACGTTTCAGTTTACGCTGAAAAGAATAACGGATATTTTTGGATCAATGGCAGCCATTGTGGTTTTTTCGCCTGTGATGCTTCTGTGCGCCATCTTGATCAAGCTGTCATCCAAAGGACCGTTAATCTACAAACAGGTGCGTGTGGGACTGCACAATAAAGAGTTTGAAATGTACAAATTCCGTTCCATGGAGGTGCAGCCGGAGGCAGATGAAAAAAAGGCATGGACGGTGAAGAATGATCCCCGTGTGACGGGAATCGGCAAATTCATGCGTAAGACAAGCCTGGATGAACTGCCGCAGCTGTTCAACATATTTAAAGGCGATATGAGTCTGGTTGGACCGAGGCCAGAACGCCCGTTCTTTGTAGAGAAGTTCCGGGAAGAAATACCGCGCTATATGGTGAAACATCAGGTCAGGCCGGGGCTGACAGGCTGGGCACAGGTAAATGGCTACAGGGGAGATACTTCTATCCGGAAACGTATCGAGTATGATTTGTATTATATTGAAAACTGGACGCTTGGACTCGATATTAAAATCTTATTTTTAACCGTGTTTAAGGGGTTTATCAATAAAAATGCATACTAAAGAAAGAATTATAAGAGGTTTATTATGGCTAAGAAAGTAAATAACAAGATGATAAAACGTAAGCGCAGGAGAAGAGTATTGTTTATCTTTGAGATTCTCATACTGCTGATTCTGGTAGGAGGCATCTTCGTATATGCACAGGTGAATAACAAGCTTAACAAGATTCAGACCGGAGACGTCGATATGGGTGAAGTGGGGGTCAATGAAGGCGTTGTAGACAACGAGGTACTTCAGGGCTATCAGACGATCGCACTGGTAGGACTTGACGCGAGCGGTGTCGGTTCTCTGGAACAAGGCAACAGTGATACCATGATCATCGCGAGTATCAACAATGATACCAAAAAAGTGAAGCTTGTCTCCGTATACCGTGATACGTATCTGAATATTGGAGATGATAACTATAAAAAGGCAAATGCGGCATATGCGAATGGCGGTCCACAGCAGCTCATGACGATGATGAATAAGAATCTGGATCTGAACCTCACCGGCTACGTGACGGTGGATTTCACTGCACTTGTGGAAGCGATTGATCTGCTTGGAGGTCTGGACATTGAGATGACCGCGGATGAAGTGGAGCATATGAATAATTATTGTCAGGAGACATCAAAGCTGACGGGGAAAGGCTATGATCCGATTGACAAGGTTGATGGTGTACATCACTTAAACGGTGTACAGTCTGTGTCTTATGCGAGAATCCGATATACGGCAGGTAATGACTTCAGGCGTGCAGCCCGGCAGAGACTTGTCATTTACAAGATGGTCGAAAAGGCGAAGAATTCCAGCTGGTCAACGCTGAATAAGATTGTTGATACGGTTTGTCCGATGATCTCCAGCAGTCTTTCCAAGCAGGAGATCCTGAAGATGGGAATGGCAATGATTGGATATGATATAGAGGATCAGGTAGGTTTTCCATTTGACCATCTCGAGGGTGAGACCATATCGAATATAATTGGTGAAGCCATGGGAAAAGATGAAGGATATGACTGCGTGCTTCCGGTAACACTTGAGACAAATGTGGTGAAGCTGCATGAGTTCCTGTATCCGGAGGATGCATATACGCCGTCGGCGACGGTAAAAGAGTACAGTGACCATATCATTGATATCAGCGGATACGGGGAGGAAGATATTCCGTCCAGTTCCGAGGATGGCGCGCTTCCGGCAGATTCATATTAAATACAGGACGGCTGTTGCACACGCGTAGAGCGATTTATGTTGTGCAGCGGCCGTTTTTATAAGGAGAGATAAAAAATGCCGAAGTCAGTTGACGTGATCATACCGACGTACCGTCCCGGAAAGGAATTCAGGGAACTCGTGAAAAGGTTGCTGGCACAGGAGTACCCGGTGGATCACATTTTTATTATGAATACGGGAGAAGAAAACTGGGATGAACGGATTGGGCTAATCTCGGATAAGGTCATTACCGAACACATTCAGAAAAAAGAGTTCGACCACGGAGGGACACGCCACCGGGCAATACTGAAGTCGAGTGCCGACATCGTCATCTGCATGACACAGGATGCGATGCCCAAAGACAGGAGCCTGGTGGGTTGCCTGGTGGGTCCGTTTGATGAGGAGGGAGTAAAGGCATCCTATGCGAGGCAGCTCCCGGCGCAGGACTGTAAAGTGATTGAACGCTTTACACGTGAATTCAATTATCCTGAACACAGCCGCATCAAGTGGAAAGAAGATCTGCAGGTGCTCGGAATCAAGACGTATTTCTGCTCCAATGTGTGTGCAGCCTATGACAGAAAGACATATCTGGAATTGGGAGGGTTTGTTCGGCATACCATATTTAACGAGGATATGATCTTTGCTGCAGGGCTGATCAGGCGTGGATATGCAGTTGCATATGCGGCGGATGCGCGGGTGGTCCATTCACATAACTACAGCGGACTGCAGCAGCTGCATCGTAATTTTGACCTCGCGGTATCACAGGCACAGCATCCGGAAATATTTGCGGATGTACCGTCTGAAGGGGAGGGAATCCGTATGGTGAAGCAGACAGCCGGATATCTGTTTCGAAAAAGACCTTACCTGATACCGAAACTTGTGTGGCAGAGCGGATGTAAATATCTGGGTTTCTGGCTTGGCAGGAGGTATGAGTGTCTGCCGGGAGGCGTGGTGATGAAGCTGACAATGAACAGAGATTACTGGAGACAGAACACGGAAAAATAATGCGCTTTCACCCTTTGTTAAAGCTTTTATCACAAATTGAACACAAATTGAAAGTACACTGTGTTTATAAGATGACGACAGAAGTCAAAAAAAGTGAGGTAAGAACGATGAGTGACGAATGGAATAAAGATGGAAACGGATTTGATTCTGTTCCGTTAAATGATCATACAGAATCGGAAGATCAAACTGCAGCTGGAAACCAGAGCGTGCAGCCGGATGTGCAGAGTCATTCGGTGGAAACTGGGTCTCAGGAGCAGAGTGATACGACGTACAGCTGGGTAAATCCAAAACTGCAGCAGCAGTCAGGAGAGGAAGACAGACAGGAATGGGATTCCCGCAATACGTGGAGTGACCAGAGTGCAGACCAGACCCGGAATACACAGAGCACATGGGGTGAGCAGCAGAATACCGGGGAGAAGCGTTCGGCACAATATGACTCATACCATTTTTCGAACATACAGGCAGAACCTCCGAAAAAGGAGAAGAGGCCATTAAACCCGATACTGAAGAAATTTGGTCTCTGTGCCGCACTGGCACTTGTATTTGGATTAATCTCGGGTTTTACAATCCTTGGGATTACCTCACTGGGCACAGATAAAGAACAGATTCAGATTCAGCCCACGGTTCCCTCCACTGAGACGGCCACGTCCGGTGACAGCGTCAAAGCCGAGGCACAGAACACCAGCACTGCAGGGAATACGGTAGCGGATGTGGCACGTAATTCGATGCCGTCTCTGGTATCCATCAGCAATAAGAGTGTGCAGGAAGTTCAGGATTTCTTTGGCGGAACGCAGGCGTACGAGAGTGAAAGCAGCGGTTCGGGTATTATTGTAGGGCAGAATGACAGTGAACTGCTGATAGCAACAAATAATCATGTTATTTCAGGGGCGAATACGATTACAGTAAGCTTTATCGACAATACGTCGGTGGAAGCACAGATCAAGGGTACGGATGCTGATAATGACCTTGCTGTCGTTGCGGTGGATATCTCCAAACTCTCAGAGGATACTCTGTCACAGATAAAAGTTGCTACTATTGGCAACTCCGATGATCTGGCAGTAGGCGAACAGGTGGTGGCTATCGGCAATGCACTTGGCTACGGACAGTCTGTGACTTCGGGCTATGTGAGTGCTCTGGACCGTGAAGTGACTGTGGAAAATGTAACTGCAAATCTGATTCAGACGGACGCTGCGATCAATCCTGGCAACAGCGGGGGAGCACTGCTGAATATGAACGGAGAACTTATCGGGATCAATTCAGTAAAATTTGCGTCCAATGCTGTGGAAGGCATGGGATACGCGATTCCTGTGTCTACGGCGGAACCGATCCTGGACGATCTGATGAACCGCGAGACCAGATCGAAAGTAGACGAAGCAAAATCCGCTTATCTCGGAATCAGCTGTAAGAACGTATCGGCTGAGACTTCTCAGATGTATAACATGCCGACGGGAGTTTTTGTCTACGACGTGACAGAAGGGACGGCGGCTGAGAAAGCAGGTATGTTAAAGGGTGATATCATTACAAAATTCGACAAATCAACGGTAAGCACCTATAATGAACTGGTGAGCGCGCTGGAATACTATGAAGCAGGAGAGACGGTGGAAGTAGTTGTGCAGCGGGCTGACAGCGGTGAGTACAAGGACGTAACACTGAACGTAACGCTGGATAAGCGGCCGGATGATGCCGCGCAGTCTTCAGGACAGCAGGTGCTGCCTCAGAATTTCCAGTAGGGCAGATGATACTGTATGGAGAGTCCCGCCGGAAACATCTTCTGGATGTTTTCGACGGGATTTCTTTTTAGGATCATCCTGTACCTTGTCGTTTAAGAAAAACTTAACTTGTGA
This window encodes:
- a CDS encoding undecaprenyl-phosphate glucose phosphotransferase; translated protein: MIKDNQKYFNRLHILIDAIVIMASYWLSWFLKFQTPFFDSEGGRLSFQRYMGTLLLIVPVYLILYTAFSLYTPKRVQGRRLELANIVKANTIGLFILIVVLYVTKENDFSRTVLFIFFFINIVAEELVRIIIRHVLRDIRKKGLNQKHILLVGYSRAAEEYIDRILSNPQWGYTVRGILDDSVEAGTEYKGIKVLGRIDNLMIILPQNRLDEIAITLGLNEYSRLEEIVALCEKSGVHTKFIPDYNNIIPTKPYTEDLLGLPVINIRYVPLSNTFQFTLKRITDIFGSMAAIVVFSPVMLLCAILIKLSSKGPLIYKQVRVGLHNKEFEMYKFRSMEVQPEADEKKAWTVKNDPRVTGIGKFMRKTSLDELPQLFNIFKGDMSLVGPRPERPFFVEKFREEIPRYMVKHQVRPGLTGWAQVNGYRGDTSIRKRIEYDLYYIENWTLGLDIKILFLTVFKGFINKNAY
- a CDS encoding glycosyltransferase family 2 protein, whose translation is MPKSVDVIIPTYRPGKEFRELVKRLLAQEYPVDHIFIMNTGEENWDERIGLISDKVITEHIQKKEFDHGGTRHRAILKSSADIVICMTQDAMPKDRSLVGCLVGPFDEEGVKASYARQLPAQDCKVIERFTREFNYPEHSRIKWKEDLQVLGIKTYFCSNVCAAYDRKTYLELGGFVRHTIFNEDMIFAAGLIRRGYAVAYAADARVVHSHNYSGLQQLHRNFDLAVSQAQHPEIFADVPSEGEGIRMVKQTAGYLFRKRPYLIPKLVWQSGCKYLGFWLGRRYECLPGGVVMKLTMNRDYWRQNTEK
- a CDS encoding LCP family protein, with the protein product MAKKVNNKMIKRKRRRRVLFIFEILILLILVGGIFVYAQVNNKLNKIQTGDVDMGEVGVNEGVVDNEVLQGYQTIALVGLDASGVGSLEQGNSDTMIIASINNDTKKVKLVSVYRDTYLNIGDDNYKKANAAYANGGPQQLMTMMNKNLDLNLTGYVTVDFTALVEAIDLLGGLDIEMTADEVEHMNNYCQETSKLTGKGYDPIDKVDGVHHLNGVQSVSYARIRYTAGNDFRRAARQRLVIYKMVEKAKNSSWSTLNKIVDTVCPMISSSLSKQEILKMGMAMIGYDIEDQVGFPFDHLEGETISNIIGEAMGKDEGYDCVLPVTLETNVVKLHEFLYPEDAYTPSATVKEYSDHIIDISGYGEEDIPSSSEDGALPADSY
- a CDS encoding trypsin-like peptidase domain-containing protein, which translates into the protein MSDEWNKDGNGFDSVPLNDHTESEDQTAAGNQSVQPDVQSHSVETGSQEQSDTTYSWVNPKLQQQSGEEDRQEWDSRNTWSDQSADQTRNTQSTWGEQQNTGEKRSAQYDSYHFSNIQAEPPKKEKRPLNPILKKFGLCAALALVFGLISGFTILGITSLGTDKEQIQIQPTVPSTETATSGDSVKAEAQNTSTAGNTVADVARNSMPSLVSISNKSVQEVQDFFGGTQAYESESSGSGIIVGQNDSELLIATNNHVISGANTITVSFIDNTSVEAQIKGTDADNDLAVVAVDISKLSEDTLSQIKVATIGNSDDLAVGEQVVAIGNALGYGQSVTSGYVSALDREVTVENVTANLIQTDAAINPGNSGGALLNMNGELIGINSVKFASNAVEGMGYAIPVSTAEPILDDLMNRETRSKVDEAKSAYLGISCKNVSAETSQMYNMPTGVFVYDVTEGTAAEKAGMLKGDIITKFDKSTVSTYNELVSALEYYEAGETVEVVVQRADSGEYKDVTLNVTLDKRPDDAAQSSGQQVLPQNFQ